A single Oryzias melastigma strain HK-1 linkage group LG24, ASM292280v2, whole genome shotgun sequence DNA region contains:
- the LOC112158358 gene encoding cytochrome P450 2K4 isoform X1, producing the protein MQILDLLLQSYTSISLVGFLAVLVIYFISNFIFSSGQHAEEPPGPRPLPIIGNLLQIDLKRPYKTFEEFSRTYGPVFTVFLGGQKVVVLAGYKTVKNALINRDEEFGERSIPHIFHELSKGHGVLWTNGDTWREMRRFALTNMRDFGMGKKACEDKITEECQYLLEVLKKFKGNAFDTTKPVNYAVSNIICSMVYGSRFEYDDPKFTTMVDQTNRTIQLIGSSTLQAYNMVPWLFKWVGSRRVVHEYSDAIKKQNRSIFRHLKETLNPQMSRGFVDAFFVKRQTLEDSGITNSSFNDENLLITVLNLFAAGTETTSATLRFCLLLMAKYPKIQDQVRDELRRVIGDRPIQVTDRKNLPFIDAVIHETQRVASILPTALPHKTSKDIHFQGYFIKKGTTVFPLLTSVLHDPNEWEKPDTFYPKHFLDKDGKFVKRDAFIPFSAGRRICLGESLARMEVFMFFTTLLQHFRFTPPPGVSEEELCLTPCGGITLSPLPHKLCAVSCSE; encoded by the exons atgcagattTTAGATCTTTTACTCCAATCTTACACTTCGATTTCCCTGGTGGGATTTCTGGCCGTCTTGGTCATTTACTTCATTTCTAACTTCATCTTCAGTTCAGGGCAGCATGCAGAGGAGCCACCAGGACCCAGACCACTTCCTATTATTGGGAATTTGTTGCAGATTGACCTGAAAAGACCCTATAAAACATTCGAGGAG TTCTCCAGGACATATGGACCTGTGTTCACCGTGTTCTTGGGAGGCCAAAAAGTTGTTGTCCTGGCAGGCTACAAGACGGTAAAAAATGCACTTATCAACCGTGATGAAGAGTTTGGAGAAAGATCCATACCTCATATATTCCATGAATTAAGCAAAGGACATG GGGTTTTGTGGACAAACGGGGACACCTGGAGAGAAATGCGACGTTTTGCCTTAACCAACATGCGAGACTTTGGCATGGGCAAGAAAGCGTGTGAAGACAAAATTACTGAGGAGTGTCAGTATCTTctagaagttttaaaaaaattcaaag GAAACGCTTTTGACACAACTAAACCAGTGAACTATGCAGTGTCTAACATCATATGCTCAATGGTGTACGGCAGCAGGTTTGAATATGACGATCCAAAATTCACAACAATGGTGGATCAAACAAACAGAACCATTCAACTCATTGGATCTTCCACCCTCCAG GCTTACAACATGGTGCCGTGGCTCTTCAAGTGGGTTGGAAGCCGAAGGGTAGTCCATGAGTATTCAGATGCCATCAAGAAACAGAACAGAAGCATTTTCCGTCATTTGAAAGAGACCCTGAACCCTCAGATGAGCCGAGGATTTGTGGATGCATTTTTCGTCAAAAGGCAAACCCTAGAG GACTCTGGGATCACTAACAGCTCCTTCAACGATGAAAACCTTTTGATTACAGTCCTCAATCTGTTTGCTGCTGGTACTGAAACAACATCAGCAACACTGAGGTTTTGTCTTCTGCTTATGGCTAAGTACCCAAAAATACAAG ACCAGGTCCGGGATGAGCTGAGAAGGGTCATTGGCGATCGTCCGATTCAAGTTACAGACAGGAAGAATCTGCCTTTTATCGACGCTGTTATTCACGAGACCCAGAGAGTGGCCAGCATCCTCCCCACTGCTCTTCCTCATAAAACCTCCAAGGACATCCATTTTCAAGGCTACTTTATTAAGAAG GGAACAACTGTGTTTCCACTTCTAACTTCTGTCCTCCATGATCCCAATGAGTGGGAGAAGCCAGATACCTTTTATCCGAAGCACTTCCTGGACAAAGATGGGAAGTTTGTAAAGCGGGATGCCTTTATTCCATTTTCTGCAG GTCGTAGGATTTGTCTTGGAGAAAGTCTGGCCAGGATGGAGGTCTTCATGTTCTTCACCACCCTCCTGCAGCATTTCCGTTTCACTCCGCCACCTGGAGTTTCAGAAGAGGAACTGTGTCTGACTCCATGTGGAGGCATAACTCTCAGCCCTTTGCCTCATAAACTCTGTGCTGTTTCATGCTCAGAATAG
- the LOC112158358 gene encoding cytochrome P450 2K4 isoform X2 → MFSRTYGPVFTVFLGGQKVVVLAGYKTVKNALINRDEEFGERSIPHIFHELSKGHGVLWTNGDTWREMRRFALTNMRDFGMGKKACEDKITEECQYLLEVLKKFKGNAFDTTKPVNYAVSNIICSMVYGSRFEYDDPKFTTMVDQTNRTIQLIGSSTLQAYNMVPWLFKWVGSRRVVHEYSDAIKKQNRSIFRHLKETLNPQMSRGFVDAFFVKRQTLEDSGITNSSFNDENLLITVLNLFAAGTETTSATLRFCLLLMAKYPKIQDQVRDELRRVIGDRPIQVTDRKNLPFIDAVIHETQRVASILPTALPHKTSKDIHFQGYFIKKGTTVFPLLTSVLHDPNEWEKPDTFYPKHFLDKDGKFVKRDAFIPFSAGRRICLGESLARMEVFMFFTTLLQHFRFTPPPGVSEEELCLTPCGGITLSPLPHKLCAVSCSE, encoded by the exons ATG TTCTCCAGGACATATGGACCTGTGTTCACCGTGTTCTTGGGAGGCCAAAAAGTTGTTGTCCTGGCAGGCTACAAGACGGTAAAAAATGCACTTATCAACCGTGATGAAGAGTTTGGAGAAAGATCCATACCTCATATATTCCATGAATTAAGCAAAGGACATG GGGTTTTGTGGACAAACGGGGACACCTGGAGAGAAATGCGACGTTTTGCCTTAACCAACATGCGAGACTTTGGCATGGGCAAGAAAGCGTGTGAAGACAAAATTACTGAGGAGTGTCAGTATCTTctagaagttttaaaaaaattcaaag GAAACGCTTTTGACACAACTAAACCAGTGAACTATGCAGTGTCTAACATCATATGCTCAATGGTGTACGGCAGCAGGTTTGAATATGACGATCCAAAATTCACAACAATGGTGGATCAAACAAACAGAACCATTCAACTCATTGGATCTTCCACCCTCCAG GCTTACAACATGGTGCCGTGGCTCTTCAAGTGGGTTGGAAGCCGAAGGGTAGTCCATGAGTATTCAGATGCCATCAAGAAACAGAACAGAAGCATTTTCCGTCATTTGAAAGAGACCCTGAACCCTCAGATGAGCCGAGGATTTGTGGATGCATTTTTCGTCAAAAGGCAAACCCTAGAG GACTCTGGGATCACTAACAGCTCCTTCAACGATGAAAACCTTTTGATTACAGTCCTCAATCTGTTTGCTGCTGGTACTGAAACAACATCAGCAACACTGAGGTTTTGTCTTCTGCTTATGGCTAAGTACCCAAAAATACAAG ACCAGGTCCGGGATGAGCTGAGAAGGGTCATTGGCGATCGTCCGATTCAAGTTACAGACAGGAAGAATCTGCCTTTTATCGACGCTGTTATTCACGAGACCCAGAGAGTGGCCAGCATCCTCCCCACTGCTCTTCCTCATAAAACCTCCAAGGACATCCATTTTCAAGGCTACTTTATTAAGAAG GGAACAACTGTGTTTCCACTTCTAACTTCTGTCCTCCATGATCCCAATGAGTGGGAGAAGCCAGATACCTTTTATCCGAAGCACTTCCTGGACAAAGATGGGAAGTTTGTAAAGCGGGATGCCTTTATTCCATTTTCTGCAG GTCGTAGGATTTGTCTTGGAGAAAGTCTGGCCAGGATGGAGGTCTTCATGTTCTTCACCACCCTCCTGCAGCATTTCCGTTTCACTCCGCCACCTGGAGTTTCAGAAGAGGAACTGTGTCTGACTCCATGTGGAGGCATAACTCTCAGCCCTTTGCCTCATAAACTCTGTGCTGTTTCATGCTCAGAATAG